TCGGTCAGGACGGCGTCGGTGACCTCGTCGTCGGGCAGGTCGCGCAGCGAGACGGCACCCACCGCGTGCTCCTGCACGAGGATCATCGAGTCGTCGGACTCGGCGACGCCGAGCAGGCGCGGCGTGCGGACGCCTGCGGCGCGGGCCGCGTAGGCGAGCAGCGCGGTGCGTTCGGCCACGGCCTTGAGCGAGATCGCGGCGCGGCCCTCGATGCCGCGCAGGCGCAGCGAGCGCCACAGCCGGGTGAGGAAGCCGACGACCTGCCGGTCGCCGTCGAGCACGACGACGTCGCGGCGCACACCGTCCTCGGTGAACATCGCGTAGACGCGGTTGTCCCCGGAGCGGGCGAGGGCGATCGCGGCGGGGTCCGACGGCGCCTCGGCGGGCTCGCTGATGCCCTGGCCCAGCGCGCCGGACAGGTGGTCGCCCGTGAGGCGCGCGTCGGCGGTCAGGGCCGAGTCCTCGTCGGAACCCGCGATGCGCACGACGCCGACGTGGACCTCGGCCGTGATCTCGCCGTCGGAGTTGACCTCGGTGATGGGGTCCTCGGCGGCCTCGGCCAGCTCGGCGGGCTGGGACACGTCGCGCACGCGCACGAGGGCGGTGGGCGAGTAGCCGGCCCGGCGGACGCCGTCGACCAGGTGCGGACCGTAGGCGCGCTCGCTGCGGACGCCGGACACCCACCGGACCGTGTTGCCCGCGATGCGGCCGAGCAGGAGCGTGATGATCGCGCCGGGCAGCGAGACCTGGGCCGTGATGAGGACGACGCCGAGCGCGATGAACAGCAGGTTCCAGGACCAGGCGACCGTCCGGCGTCGCGTGCGGGGACCCGCTGCGGTGAGGAGTCCGCTGATCGCGGCGACGTAGCCGGGGATGCTGAGCTGCCACTCGCCCCGGATGCGGACGGAGAGCCCTTGGATCAGGTCGTCGGACCCGAACATCATGACGGAGTAGGTCAGCGCGATGCCCAGGACCATGCCCAGCGCGGCGGCGGCGATCGACTCGACGACCTGGCGCCCGAGCTTGCGGATGCCCAGCTCGATGAGGACGGCCGTGGGGATCGCGAGGGTCACGAGCCCTTCGAGGACCGCGACGGGGATGAAGAGGATCCGGGCGAGGAGGTCGGAGAAGCCCTGGACGTCCTCGGCGACGCCCGCCGTGGTGCCGTGCGCGTACACGGACATGAACATGACCAGTGCGATTCCCAGGGCGCACAGCACGATCCCGACGAGGTCGCTGGGGTGGCGAACGCGGGACTCGGGGGTGTCGACGATCATGACGGTCGGGTCGGTGCCGTCCCCGACCGGGCGCGGCGTCGTGAGGAAGGCGCGGAACGAGCGGGGGTCGGGCGCTGGGGGCTCGGGGTTCGCGCGCGATCCGACCTCGTGCACCTGCGGGCGCGGCCCGGCCGTCGCCGGAGGACCGGCCGGGTCGTGAGCGCGCGCAGACATGCTTGCGAGTCTAGGGCGGGAGGCCCCAGGAGGCGCGGTATTACGCCACTTTCGGACGGGTGATTTGCCCGCTTGCTCCCGGTGCCGGGGGTGCTTCGGCGCGCGAGTGTGACCAACCTCCAGCACCATGAACCCAGGTAGCGCTCCCACCTGACCTGCGACGACGAGGTGTCATGGACGTCCGCGCTCAGGGGCTCGGCGCACGACGCGAACGGTGGTGGCTCATGGTCCGGAGCAGGCGCAGGGAGCGGGCGGCCGTCGGGGTCGCCGAGCCTCCCCACGCGTTCAAGAACGTCTGGTGGCTCCCGGTGGTGCGCGGGGTGCTCCTGGTGGTCCTGGGGCTGCTGCTCATGATCCAGCCGCTCGAGGCGCTCGAGACGTTGCGCTGGGTGTTCGGGATCTTCCTCGTCGCGGACGCGGTCCTCGTCGCGGCCCAGGGCCTGGCCCACCGCAAGCAGGTGGGCTGGCGGTGGTGGCTCGCCCAGGCGGTCGTCGACGTGCTCTTCGGGGTCGCGATCTCGTTCTGGCCCGACCTCAGCGCGACGGCGCTCTACTACGTCCTGGTCGTGTGGGTCCTGGTCCTGGGGGTCGTGGCCGTCGTGGGGGCGGCGGGGCTCGTGCGCAACCGTGACCTGGGGTGGCCGTGGATGCTGACGTCCGGCATCGTGTCGGCGTTGTTCGGCCTGCTGCTCGTCACCCGACCGGTCGACGCGGGCGACGTCCTGAGCCTGACGGTCGTCGTGTTCGGCCTCTACGCGTTCGTCGCGGGGGCGATCCACGTGGTCTCGGGCTTCGGGGTGCGTTCGGTCGCGCGCGAGCTCGCCGACCTGCGTGCGCAGGCGGTCGCCGCGGGAGTGGTCGTCACGGGCGGGTCGGTCCTGGGTGCGGGGCCGTCGGCCCCGGTGGTCGCGGAGGCGACGGCGGCGCCCGCTCCGGTCCCGGGCGAGGTGCAACCCTCCGGCCCGACGGCGGAGCTCGCCCCGGGCAGGGAGGTCCCGGGCGAGGTGGCCGGGCCGGGAGACGGGCTCGTGATCGAGGACGGGGCTGCGGTGTCGGGTGGGCCCGTCGCCGGGGCCGGTACCGGTGCGGGCACCGAGGCCGGTACCGAGCGGGCGGTCGACGCACGGGCCGACGACCCGGTTTCCGCCGACGGTCCGGAACCTGCCGACGACCCGGACGGGGTGACCTGGCCGCGCGAGCCGGGCTCCGGCGCCGGGCAGGGGACGCCCCCTCGGTGAGAGGCGCGATGACAGCGCTGCCACCACGACGCGCCGCGCCGCGAAACGACCGTGACGCACCGGAACGTACTCCTGGGTAACTTCACCCGTGTGACCTGTCTCACCATGTGGAGGCTGGAGTTACGACCCGGTAACAACATCACCGGAACCGCACCATCTCGCCCTTCGCGGGTGCTCGACCGAAACAACGGTGTGTTAGACATCACGCACCTTGGTCACAGCGCCAGGTCGTGGGAGCGCCACCGCGCACCCACCTCACGACCCCGAAGAAGAGGTGTGACGGATGACGACCGTTTCCAGGAAGCGGCTCCTCGCCGCAACGGCGGGCATCGCCGTCGTGACGCTCACGCTCACGGCGTGCGGCAGCGGCGGGAACGACGACGACGGGGGCGGCGGCGCGAGCGCCGGCGGCGCCCTGACCATCGGCACGACCGACAAGGTCACGACGCTCGACCCGGCCGGCTCCTACGACAACGGGTCCTTCGCGGTCATGAACCAGGTGTTCCCGTTCCTCCTGAACACCCCCTACGGCAGCCCCGACGTCGAGCCCGACATCGCGGAGTCCGCCGAGTTCACCGGCCCCACCGAGTACACCGTGAAGCTCAAGCCGGGCCTGAAGTTCGCCAACGGCAACGACCTCACGTCCTCCGACGTGAAGTTCACGTTCGACCGCCAGGTCGCGATCAACGACGAGAACGGGCCCGCCTCGCTGCTCTACAACCTGGCGAGCGTCGCCGCGCCCGACGACACGACCGTCGTCTTCACGCTCACGTCGCCCGACGACCAGGTGTTCCCGCAGATCCTGTCCAGCCCGGCCGGCCCCATCGTCGACGAGGACGTGTTCGCGGCCGACGCCCTGACGCCGGACGCCGACATCGTCGCGGGCAAGGCGTTCGCGGGCCAGTACTCGATCGCGAAGTACGACTTCAACAACCTCATCTCCTACGAGGCCAACCCCGACTACCAGGGCGTGCTCGGCAAGGCCGCGACTGCCACGGTCAACACCAAGTACTACGCCGACGCGTCGAACCTCAAGCTCGACATCCAGGAGGGCAACATCGACGTCGCCTTCCGCAGCCTGTCCGCGACCGACATCGACGACCTGCGGGGCAACGACAAGGTCAAGGTCGTCGACGGCCCCGGCGGAGAGATCCGCTACATCACGTTCAACTTCGACTCCCAGCCCTACGGTGCCACGGCCGACGGCGCGGACCCGGCCAAGGCCCTCGCCGTGCGCCAGGCGGTCGCGGACCTGATCGACCGCGAGGCCATCGCGAGCCAGGTCTACAAGGGCACCTACACGCCGCTGTACTCGTACGTCCCCGCGGGCCTGACCGGAGCGGTCGAGCCGCTCAAGGAGCTCTACGGCGACGGCCAGGGCGGACCTGACGCCGACAAGGCCAAGGCGGCCCTCGAGGCGGCCGGGGTCACGGTGCCCGTCGTGCTCGACCTGCAGTACAGCAACGACCACTACGGTCCGTCCTCCGGTGAGGAGTACGCGCTCATCAAGGACCAGCTCGAGGAGAGCGGCCTGTTCACGGTCAACCTGCAGACGACCGAGTGGGTCCAGTACGCCAAGGACCGCACGGCCGACGTGTACCCGGCGTACCAGCTCGGCTGGTTCCCGGACTACTCCGACGCCGACAACTACCTCACGCCGTTCTTCCTCCAGGAGAACTTCCTCGCGAACCACTACGACGACCAGGAGGTCAACGACCTGATCCTCCAGCAGGCCGCCACGCCCGACCCGGCGGCCCGCACGGCACTCATCGAGGACATCCAGAACAAGGTCGCCGAGGACCTCTCGACCGTCCCCTACCTCCAGGGCGCGCAGGTCGCCGTCGTGGGCACCGGTGTCGAGGGGACCGAGAAGACGCTCGACGCGTCCTTCAAGTTCCGTTACGGCGCGCTCTCGAAGGGCTGATCCCACGGGCGCTCGGGGTGGTCGGGCCGATGACGTCCCGACCACCCCGAGCCCAGCCGGCTCGGCACGCCCGAGCCCGCGCAGCAGCACCGCAGGCCACCGAGCAGCGCGGCTCGGACCACGACGAACGGACGACATGACCACGACGACCGACCAGGTGACCACGGCCGACCCGCCGGGCACCGGGACCTCCCGCTCCACCTCCCCGCGGAAGAAGACGTCCGGAGGGGGTGGGCTGGGACGGTACGTCCTGGTCCGGTTCCTCCTCATCATCCCGACCGTCTTCATCCTCGTGACGACCGTGTTCGTCGTCATGCGCTCGACCGGCGACCCCATCACGGCCGCGCTCGGCGGGCGCCTGCGCGCCGACCAGCTCGCCGAGCGCATCCACGAGGCCGGCTACGACCGCCCGATCATCGTCCAGTACCTCGAGTACCTGGGCGGGATCGTGCGCGGCGACTTCGGCACCACGATCAGCGACAACCGTCCGGTGTCCGAGGTCCTCGCGACCTACGGCGCCGCGACGCTCGAGCTCGCGGTCTACGCCCTGATCATCGCGTTCCTGGTCGGCGTGCCTCTCGGGCTCCTCGCCGCGCACCACCGCGACCGGATCCCCGACGCGTTCCTGCGCGTCTTCGCGATCCTCTGCTACGCGACGCCCGTGTTCTTCGCGGGCCTGCTGCTCAAGCTCGTCTTCTCGGTGGGTCTCGGATGGTTCCCCGTCGCGGGGCGCGCGTCCACGGGAGCCGAGCTGCAGATGATGGCCCTGCCCGACCCGTCGGGCTTCTACGTCGTCGACGCGATCCGCACGGGCGACCCTGCTGTCCTGGGCGACGTGCTGATGCACGCGGTCCTGCCGGGCGTCGCCCTGGGCCTGCTGACGGCCGGGGTGTTCCTGCGCCTCGTGCGCACCAACGTCATCGGGACCCTCGCGACCGACTACGTCGACGCGGCACGCTCGCGCGGGGTGTCCGAGCACCGGCTGGTGCGCACGCACGCGTGGCGGCCCGCGCTCATCCCGATCATCACCGTCATGGGCATGCAGATCGCCCTCCTCCTGGCCGGGGCGGTCCTGACCGAGACGACGTTCGAGTGGAAGGGCCTCGGGTTCATGCTCGCGCAGTACCTCCAGGCCCGGGACTTCGTCGCGGTCCAGGGGATCGTCGTCCTGCTGGCCGTGATCGTCGCGGTCACGAACTTCCTCGTGGACGTCCTCGCGGCGTTCATCGACCCGAGGGTGAGGTACTGACATGGCACGCCGACTCTCCTGGGGCCGTCTGCCCGTGGTCCACCAGCTCCGTCAGAGCGTGGGCCTCCAGCGCGGGATGCTCGTCGCGGGCCTGGTCGTCACGGCGCTCTTCCTGCTCACGGCACTGGCCGCGCCGTGGCTCGCGCCGTACGGGTTCAGCCAGCTCCGCAGCGGCGACGTGCTGTTCGGGGCGCAGCAGCCGCCGTCGGCCGAGCACCTGCTCGGTACGACCGTCGGCGGGTACGACGTCCTGTCCCGGGTGATCTGGGGGACGCGCACCGCCGCTCTCGTGATCGTGGTCGCGATCGCGGCGTCGATCGTGATCGGTGTCCTGCTGGGCCTGGTCTCGGGGTACTTCGGGGGCTGGCTCGACCGCGTGCTCGTGGTCGTGTGCGACGCGGTCTACGCGTTCCCGTCGCTGCTCCTCGCGATCCTGCTCGCGATCGTCATCAGCGGCGGTCAGTCGGACCTGTGGGGCGGCATCCTCGCGGCCGCGTTCTCGATCACCGTGGTCTTCATCCCGCAGTACTTCCGCGTGATCCGCGCGGAGACCGTGCGGATCAAGGCCGAGGCGTTCATCGACTCGGCGCGCGTGATCGGCACGCCGCACCGCCGGATCATGGGGCGGCACGTGCTGCGCAACGCGACGCGCACGCTGCCGCTCATCGTGACGCTCAACGCGTCCGAGGCGATCCTCACGCTCGCGGGGCTCGGGTTCCTGGGCTTCGGCATCGAGCCGACGGCCGCGGCCGAGTGGGGCTACGACCTCAACAAGTCCCTGTCCGACGTCACGAGCGGCATCTGGTGGACCGCGCTCTTCCCGGGCCTCGCGATCGTGCTCGCGGTCCTGGGCATCACGCTCGTGGGCGAGAGCCTCAACGACCTCGCGGACCCGCGCCTGCGCAGCCGCCGGGCGGCCGCGGTCGGGGCGGGCGAGGTCGCGGAGACCTCGGTCGTGCCGGGCGGCACGCTCGCGGCCGGCCCCGCGGGGCTGGGCGGGTTGGAAGGTTCGGGGACGCTGGGCGACGAGGGAATCGAGGTGCGCCCGTGAGCGCGCAGCAGGACGCGGTGCCGGGTTCGGCACCCGCACAGGCTTCACGCCCGACGACGTCACGCACCTCGGGTGCGGTCGTCACCGTCCGGGACCTCACGGTCTCGTTCGCGACCGACGCCGGTCCGATCCTCGCGGTCGACGGGGTCGATCTCGAGGTTGCCCCGGGCGAGGTGCTCGCGGTCGTGGGCGAGAGCGGCAGCGGGAAGACCGTGACCGCCAAGACGATCCTCGGCCTGCTGCCGGAGACCGCGACGGCGAGGGGCGCCGTCGTGCTGGCGAACAAGGCGGGGACGAGCGAGTCCGACGTCGTCGCGCTGAGCCGGTCCCAGCTGCGGGCCGTGCGCGGCACGGACGTCGCGATGGTCTTCCAGGAGCCGTCGGCCGCGCTCAACCCGGTCTTCACCGTGGGGTGGCAGATCGTCGAGGGGTTGCGCGCGCACCGGCGCGTGCGGCGCGCGGAAGGTCGCCGACAGGCGATCGACGTGCTGCGCCGGGTCGGCCTCCCCGACCCCGAGACGGCGGTGGACAAGTACCCGCACCAGTTCTCGGGCGGGCAGAAGCAGCGCGTCGTGATCGCGATGGCGCTCGCGCTCGACCCCGGGCTGATCGTCGCCGACGAGCCGACGACCGCGCTCGACGTGACCGTGCAGGCCGAGATCCTCGACCTGCTGCGGCGCTGCCGCGACGAGTTCGGGACCGCGATCGTGCTCATCACGCACAACATGGGCGTCGTCGCGGACCTCGCGGACCGTGTGGCCGTGATGTACCAGGGCAAGGTCGTCGAGCAGGCGGACGTCCGGTCGCTGTTCGAGGACCCGCAGGCCGAGTACACGCGGTCCTTGCTCGAGGCCGTGCCGCGCGTGGGCGGCGGGGTGGTCAACGCCGCCGCGCGGGTCCAGGCGCGCGCCGACGGCTGGGCCGAGGGTGCGCCCGTGGTCGTGGCTCAGGGACTGCGGATCGAGTACCCGGGCCGCTTCCGCAAGCCCGCGTTCGTCGCCGTCGACGGCGTGGACCTGTCGATCCGGCCGGGCGAGGTGCTGGGGCTCGTGGGGGAGTCGGGCTCGGGCAAGACGACCATCGGCCGGGCCATCGGCGGGCTCACGCCCGTGACGGGCGGGTCGCTGTCGGTGCTGGGCGTCGAGATGCGAGGAGCGCGTGAGCGCGACGTGCGGCCCGTGCGGCCGCGCATCGGGTTCGTCTTCCAGGACCCCGCGTCGAGCTTCAACCCGCTGCTCACGATCGCCGAGTGCGTGGCCGAGCCGCTCGTGGTGCACGGGCGGGCCGCCGACGCGGGCGACGCGCGCGGACGGGTCGACGAGCTGCTCGAGTCGGTCCAGCTCCCGCGCTCGTACGGCGACCGGTACCCGCACGAGCTGAGCGGCGGGCAGCGCCAGCGCGCGAGCCTGGCCCGGGCGCTCGCGCTCGACCCCGAGCTCCTGGTCGCGGACGAGCCCACGTCGGCGCTCGACGTGTCCGTCCAGGCGCGCGTGCTCGACCTGTTCGCCGAGCTCCAGCGCGACCTCGGGTTCGCGTGCCTGTTCATCAGCCACGACCTCGCGGTCGTGGACCTGCTCGCCGACCGGATCGCGGTGCTCTACCGGGGCCTGCTCGTCGAGGAGGGCACGTCGGCCGAGGTGCTGGGCGCGCCGCAGCACGTGTACACCAAGCAGCTCCTGGCGTCGCTGCCCGTGCCGGACCCGGTGCTCCAGGCCGTGCGCCGGGAGGAGCTCCGGGCGCTGCGCGCCTGACGGTCGGGCCCAGCCCGGTCGCTGAGTGCGGAGTAGTTGCTGCCGAACGGCGGTTCTGACGACAACTGCTCCGCACTCAGCGACGCCTGGGTGGCCGGGGAGCGGCGGCTAGCCGACGCCCAGCGCCTCGAGCCACTCGCGCGGCAGCAGCGCGTAGCCCACGAACGCGACCACGTCGAGGATCGTGTGGGCGATCACGAGCGGCACGACCCGGTGCCGCCCCCACCTGCTCGTGTAGAACCACGAGAACACGACACCCATGACCACGTTCCCGATGAACGGGCCGATGCCCTGGTACAGGTGGTAGGAGCCGCGCAGGAGCGAGCTCCACACGACGAACTTCACGCGCCCCCAGCCCAGGTCCTTGGTGCGCTCGAACAGGTACGCGACCGCGATCACCTCTTCGAGCAGGCCGTTCTGGAGCGCCGCGAGGATCAGGATCGGGACGGTCCACCAGTAGTCGGCGAGGTTGGCGGGGTTGACCTCGACCGTGATCCCCAGGGCGCGCCCGGCGACGTACAGCCCCAGGCCCGGGATGCCGATGACCGCGGCGAGCGCGAACCCCCACCCGGTGTCGCGCCACGGGCGGCTGCCGTCGAGCCCGATGGCCCGCGTGACCGACCGGCCGCGCGCCGAGAGCAGGTAGAGCGCGAGCGCGACCGGGATGAGCGCGAAGCCGATGCTGAGGATCTGGTACGTCAGGTCGAGGTACGGGCGGGGCGACTGGGAGTTGTTGAGGCTCGTGCTCTGCTCGGCGAGCGGGGTGCCCTCGGTCAGGCGCGCGACGATGTTGACGATCGCGTACACGCCCGACCGGCCGAGGCTCAGGCCCAGCAGGATCCAGATCTCGGCCCCGATGCGGCGGCGCGTCTCGGGGCGGTCTGCCGTGGTCGGGGCCCAGCGGGAGCGCTTCCCGCCCGTGGTCTCGTCGGCCGTGGCCACGACGACTCCTGCCGCTCCCGGCTCTCGGGATGTGCCGGACGGCACGTCGGGCGCGGCGGCTGCGCCGGAGGGAGTGCCGGGAGGAGTGCCGGGAGGAGTGGTCACCTGGCCGTTATAGCACCCGCCGCGGGGGAGCGCTGCGCGGTCTTCACACAATCCTCGTCGGTTGGTCAACAGGCGTCCGGGGGGCGTGCAGAAGGGCTTCCTACCCTGGAAGGACCGTGACTTCGCACAGACCCCCCTCCATCAGCCCGACCGCCCGAGACGCCCCTGCACCGGGCGCCGCCGACGACGACCTCGACGAGAAGCCGCCAGGCCTCTCGGTCACGCAGGTCGTCGCGAGCGCGCTCGCTGCCGTGAGCTCGACGGTCCTGCTGTCGTACCTGGGTGTGGCCGGGACGATCATCGGTGCGGGCGTGGCGTCGGTCCTGACGGTCGTCGGGAACAACCTCTACACGCGCTCGATCCTCAAGACGCGTCGCCAGATGAAGGCCGCGATGAAGGCGGGCGTGGCGCTGCCCGTGGGCAAGGGTGGCCGCAAGGTCCTGCTGCCGACGCTCGCGGGGTCGCACTCGGTGAGCGACGACGGCTCCGGGGACACCAGGGTGCTGCCCGCGGTCGGCACGGACGGGCAGGCTGCCGACACCGCGGTCCTCTCGGCCGACGACGTGGGCGGCACGCGCCTCGACGACCTGCGCACCGCGGCCACGGACGGGCCCGACGACGGCGCGGACGGCCCGCAGGACGGCGTTACCTCGGGCGACGGCACGGACGGCGACGACACGGACGGCGACGACGCGACGTCCCGCCGGCCGAGCCGCAGGACGCTGATCCTCTCGGCCGTCGGTGTCTTCCTGGTGCTGATCGTGGGCGTGACGCTCGTCGAGGTCGTCGCCGGGCGCCCGCTGAGCGAGATCCTGCGCGGCGAGGAGGGCTCGGGCACGTCGATCAGCCACGTCGTCTCGCGCGAGCCCTCGACGACGGGGGACACGGGAGACACGACCGGCGGCACGACGGACACCTCGACCGACGCGCCGAGCTCGGGCACCACGCCCAGCCCGGCCCCGAGCGAGGTCCCGACCCCGGCGCCGACCGACCCGCCGACCACGGTCCCGGACCCCGAGCCGACCACGCCGGTCACGCCCGACCCGAACCCGACTCCGGGTACGGGCGGGGGCGCAGGAGGTTCGGGTGCCGGCTCGGGCACCGACCTCGAGCAGCAGCCCGGCACGGGAACCGGAAGCGGGTCCGGGAGCGGTTCTGGTGCCGAGAGCGTCCCGGGGACCGGGGCCTCGGGCTCCGCGACGTCCTGACGGCTCTCCGCCGCCGAGAAGTGAGTAGATGCCCCTGATCCACGCGGATCAGGGGCATCTACTCACTTCTCGGCATCAAACCTCTTGCGCGCACCCCGCTCCTCCTGGCAGGCTACAAAGTAGTTTGCAGTACAAACCACGACCGTCGTGGTGGAGAACGGAGTTGCCGTGCCGGACCAGATGCCCGACCAGTCGCCCGACCGGCCCGCCGGACCCGCCGAGGGGACCGACGACGACCAGCCGCTCGACCCCGCCGCGAGCCTGCGCCTCATCGCGGCCCAGCAGGAGAAGGCCAAGGACGTCGAGCCCGACGGCCGCGTCCTCTACGGCGTCTGGGGGCTGGCGTGGCTGCTGGGCTACACGACGCTCTACGTGAGCTCGCTGCGCTCGGCCCCCCCTCCCGCCACGGCGACCCTGGAGACCGGGGCGAGCGGCGCCGTCGGGCAGCCCGAGCCCTGGGCCCTCCTCGCCTTCACCTTCCTCATCGTGGGCGCCGTGGCGATCACGATCGTGCACATCATGACCCGCGTGAGCGGGGTGCGCGGCGCGAGTGCCCGCTCGGGCGCGCTCTACGGCTGGGCCTGGTTCATCTCCTTCGCGGCAATGAGCATGGTCCTGGGCGGGCTCGCCCGGGCGGGCGCGAACCCCGAGGTCATGTCCCTCGCGAGCAACTCCTTGTCGTGCCTGGTCGTCGGGATCATGTACCTCGCGGGCGGTGCCATGTGGCAGGAGACCCGCCTGTACGTCCTGGGCGTGTGGATCCTGCTCGTCGCCGGGGCCGCGACGATCGTCGGCCTGCCCGGGCTCTACCTCGTCATGGCCGCCGCCGGAGGAGGCGGGTTCCTGCTCATGACCCTCGTCGAGCAGGTCCTGCGCGTCCGCACCCGGCGCCGGGTCGCGGGAGGTACCCGTGCCTGACGTCGAGCTCGACCCGGTCATCCACGCCCAGGCGCGACTGCGCGTCGTCGCGACCCTCTCCGCCCTGGGCGCGGGCGACCAGATCGCGTTCCCCAAGCTCCAGAAGCTCCTCGACATGACCGCGGGCAACCTCTCGACGCACCTGCGCAAGCTCGAGGACGCCGAGTACGTGACCGTGACCAAGACCCACGAGGGCCGCACCCCGGCCACCTACATCAGCCTCACTCCCCGCGGGCGCCGTGCCTTCGAGGTCTACACCGAGTCCCTGACCATGCTCCTGAGAGGAGCCGGATCGTGACCACCCAGCACTCTGCCGCCAGCCCAGGGCGCGCCGCCGCCGCGACACGAGGAGGCCAGGCCGTGCCGCACGGGTCCCTCGTGTCGGCGCAGCACGTGACCCGCCGCTTCGGCGACGTCGTCGCGCTCGACGACGTGACGCTCGAGGTCGGGGCCGGCGAGCTCGTCGGCCTCCTGGGCCCCAACGGCGCCGGGAAGTCGACGCTGCTCTCGCTCGTGAGCGGGCAGCGCAAGCCCGACTCCGGTGTCGTCCGCCTGTTCGGCGGTGACCCGCGCGACGCCCCGTCCCGACAAGGGCTGGGACTCACGCCGCAGGAGACCGGCCTGCCCGCGACGCTCAAGGTGCGCGAGGTCGTCGACTTCGTCGGCAAGCACTACGCGAACCCCGTGCCCACGGGGCAGCTGCTCGAGCAGTTCGGGCTGTCCGACCTCGCCGGGCGCCAGACCGGGGCCATGTCCGGCGGCCAGAAGCGACGCCTCGCGGTCGCGCTCTCGCTCGTGGGTCGACCGCGCGTCGTGCTGCTCGACGAGCCCACGACCGGGCTCGACGTGAGCGCACGCCAGGCGCTGTGGGCCGCGATCCGCGAGTACCACGCGAACGGCGGCACCGTGCTGCTCACGAGCCACTACCTCGAGGAGGTGCAGGCGCTCGCGCAGCGCGTCGTCGTGATCGACCGGGGGGTGGTCAAGGCCGACGACACGCTCGACGCGATCCTGCGTCGCGTCGGGCTGCGCCGCGTGGTCGTGCGCAGCGCGGCCGACCTGGGGGCCGACCTGCCGGGCGTGGTGCGGTCGGAGCGGACCGCCGACACCGGGAGCGCGGGCGACACGGGCGCGGCCCGGGCCGGGGCGTCCGGCACCTGGCGCTACGAGCTGTACACGGCCGACGCCGACGAGCTGGTCCGCACGCTCGTGACCTCGGGCCTGCCGTTCCACGGGCTGGAGATCCGGGGCGCGAGCCTGGAAGAGGCGTTCGAGCAGATGGTCTCGCACGCCACGACCACCGACCACGGCGAGGCCGGGACCCCGACGGGCGCGACGCCGTCGGGCATCCCGGACCACCAGACCTCCGAGGAGGAGAGCGCGCGATGAGCACCGACGCAGTGACCACGACCCCTGGCGTGAGCGGGCGCCCGCCCGGCGCCGCGACCCTCACCTGGATCCACCTCAAGTACCAGTTCCTCGAGACCGTGCGCGTGCCCATCGCGGTCCTCGGGAACCTGCTGTTCCCCGCGCTCGCGATGTTCTTCTTCGTCGTGCCGCAGGAGGGGGTCGCGGGCGACCCCGTCGCGGCGACCACGGCCGTCGCGTCGCTCGGGCTGTTCGCGATCTGCTCCGCGAGCCTGTTCACGTACGGGCTGGGCGTCGCGGAGGACAGGGCGCTGCCGTTCGACCCGTTCCTGCGCTCGCTGCCCGCGGGCCCCGCGCCGCGCATGATCGCGCGCATCCTCAACGGCGGGATCTTCTCGCTGTTCGGGCTCGTGCCGCTCATCCTCATCGGGTGGCTGCTGACCGCGGCCTCCGTGACGGGGCCACAGCTCCTCGCGGGGGTGGGGACCGTGCTGCTCGTGTCGGTGCCGTTCGTGCTGCTGGGCATCGCGATCGGGTACTCGCTCTCGGCCAAGGCCGCGCTGCCCGTGGTGCAGGTCATCCTGTTCCCGCTCGC
This region of Oerskovia jenensis genomic DNA includes:
- a CDS encoding ABC transporter permease, whose protein sequence is MTTTTDQVTTADPPGTGTSRSTSPRKKTSGGGGLGRYVLVRFLLIIPTVFILVTTVFVVMRSTGDPITAALGGRLRADQLAERIHEAGYDRPIIVQYLEYLGGIVRGDFGTTISDNRPVSEVLATYGAATLELAVYALIIAFLVGVPLGLLAAHHRDRIPDAFLRVFAILCYATPVFFAGLLLKLVFSVGLGWFPVAGRASTGAELQMMALPDPSGFYVVDAIRTGDPAVLGDVLMHAVLPGVALGLLTAGVFLRLVRTNVIGTLATDYVDAARSRGVSEHRLVRTHAWRPALIPIITVMGMQIALLLAGAVLTETTFEWKGLGFMLAQYLQARDFVAVQGIVVLLAVIVAVTNFLVDVLAAFIDPRVRY
- a CDS encoding dipeptide ABC transporter ATP-binding protein: MPGSAPAQASRPTTSRTSGAVVTVRDLTVSFATDAGPILAVDGVDLEVAPGEVLAVVGESGSGKTVTAKTILGLLPETATARGAVVLANKAGTSESDVVALSRSQLRAVRGTDVAMVFQEPSAALNPVFTVGWQIVEGLRAHRRVRRAEGRRQAIDVLRRVGLPDPETAVDKYPHQFSGGQKQRVVIAMALALDPGLIVADEPTTALDVTVQAEILDLLRRCRDEFGTAIVLITHNMGVVADLADRVAVMYQGKVVEQADVRSLFEDPQAEYTRSLLEAVPRVGGGVVNAAARVQARADGWAEGAPVVVAQGLRIEYPGRFRKPAFVAVDGVDLSIRPGEVLGLVGESGSGKTTIGRAIGGLTPVTGGSLSVLGVEMRGARERDVRPVRPRIGFVFQDPASSFNPLLTIAECVAEPLVVHGRAADAGDARGRVDELLESVQLPRSYGDRYPHELSGGQRQRASLARALALDPELLVADEPTSALDVSVQARVLDLFAELQRDLGFACLFISHDLAVVDLLADRIAVLYRGLLVEEGTSAEVLGAPQHVYTKQLLASLPVPDPVLQAVRREELRALRA
- a CDS encoding ABC transporter permease — encoded protein: MARRLSWGRLPVVHQLRQSVGLQRGMLVAGLVVTALFLLTALAAPWLAPYGFSQLRSGDVLFGAQQPPSAEHLLGTTVGGYDVLSRVIWGTRTAALVIVVAIAASIVIGVLLGLVSGYFGGWLDRVLVVVCDAVYAFPSLLLAILLAIVISGGQSDLWGGILAAAFSITVVFIPQYFRVIRAETVRIKAEAFIDSARVIGTPHRRIMGRHVLRNATRTLPLIVTLNASEAILTLAGLGFLGFGIEPTAAAEWGYDLNKSLSDVTSGIWWTALFPGLAIVLAVLGITLVGESLNDLADPRLRSRRAAAVGAGEVAETSVVPGGTLAAGPAGLGGLEGSGTLGDEGIEVRP
- a CDS encoding transcriptional regulator, which gives rise to MPDVELDPVIHAQARLRVVATLSALGAGDQIAFPKLQKLLDMTAGNLSTHLRKLEDAEYVTVTKTHEGRTPATYISLTPRGRRAFEVYTESLTMLLRGAGS
- a CDS encoding ABC transporter ATP-binding protein, which gives rise to MTRRFGDVVALDDVTLEVGAGELVGLLGPNGAGKSTLLSLVSGQRKPDSGVVRLFGGDPRDAPSRQGLGLTPQETGLPATLKVREVVDFVGKHYANPVPTGQLLEQFGLSDLAGRQTGAMSGGQKRRLAVALSLVGRPRVVLLDEPTTGLDVSARQALWAAIREYHANGGTVLLTSHYLEEVQALAQRVVVIDRGVVKADDTLDAILRRVGLRRVVVRSAADLGADLPGVVRSERTADTGSAGDTGAARAGASGTWRYELYTADADELVRTLVTSGLPFHGLEIRGASLEEAFEQMVSHATTTDHGEAGTPTGATPSGIPDHQTSEEESAR
- a CDS encoding CPBP family intramembrane glutamic endopeptidase; this translates as MGAEIWILLGLSLGRSGVYAIVNIVARLTEGTPLAEQSTSLNNSQSPRPYLDLTYQILSIGFALIPVALALYLLSARGRSVTRAIGLDGSRPWRDTGWGFALAAVIGIPGLGLYVAGRALGITVEVNPANLADYWWTVPILILAALQNGLLEEVIAVAYLFERTKDLGWGRVKFVVWSSLLRGSYHLYQGIGPFIGNVVMGVVFSWFYTSRWGRHRVVPLVIAHTILDVVAFVGYALLPREWLEALGVG